A genomic window from Streptococcus sanguinis includes:
- a CDS encoding DUF951 family protein, translating to MYEIGHFVEMKKPHACTIKATGKKANRWEITRVGADIKIRCTNCEHLVMMSRHDFERKMKKIID from the coding sequence ATGTATGAAATTGGTCATTTTGTAGAAATGAAAAAGCCCCATGCCTGCACCATAAAAGCGACTGGGAAAAAGGCGAATCGCTGGGAAATCACAAGGGTTGGTGCAGATATCAAAATCCGTTGCACCAATTGTGAACATCTTGTGATGATGAGTCGTCACGATTTTGAAAGAAAAATGAAGAAAATAATTGATTAG
- a CDS encoding DUF1307 domain-containing protein encodes MKKNTSKTLFLYFLAFTALFILTACSSPKKAYFQLIDQNTKKNSRIIYEYNNDELLIQQINNTFYYEPIGLTKDTAKEQTEAYAKSIKDVKGLTHEIDYKDEYLTEKITIDFRKADIEELQRKHLLQISGNQKLSYISYKESAKTLEKKGYKEVKDGKFEDLK; translated from the coding sequence ATGAAAAAGAATACTTCTAAAACACTTTTTCTTTACTTCCTTGCGTTTACTGCTTTGTTTATTTTAACTGCCTGCAGCAGTCCTAAAAAGGCTTATTTCCAATTAATTGACCAAAATACTAAGAAAAATAGTCGCATCATTTATGAATACAACAATGATGAACTTCTTATACAACAAATAAACAATACTTTCTACTATGAACCAATTGGCTTGACAAAAGACACTGCTAAAGAGCAGACAGAAGCCTATGCTAAATCTATCAAAGATGTCAAAGGGTTGACTCATGAAATTGATTACAAAGATGAATATTTGACCGAAAAAATTACAATTGATTTTAGAAAAGCTGACATCGAAGAGCTACAAAGAAAACATCTTCTTCAAATATCAGGTAATCAAAAATTAAGTTACATAAGTTATAAAGAAAGTGCTAAAACACTTGAGAAAAAAGGCTATAAAGAAGTTAAAGACGGTAAATTTGAAGATCTTAAATAA
- the ychF gene encoding redox-regulated ATPase YchF translates to MALTAGIVGLPNVGKSTLFNAITKAGAEAANYPFATIDPNVGRVEVPDARLDKLTELIKPQKKVPTTFEFTDIAGIVKGASKGEGLGNKFLANIREVDAIVHVVRAFDDENVMREQGRESEFVDPMADIETINLELILADLESINKRYARVEKMARTQKDKDSVAEFNVLQKIKPVLEDGLSARTINFTEEEQKIVKGLFLLTTKPVLYVANVSEDEVADPDNIDYVKQIREFAATENAEVVVISARAEEEISELDDDDKSEFLEAIGLTESGVDKLTRAAYHLLGLGTYFTAGEKEVRAWTFKRGMKAPQAAGIIHSDFEKGFIRAVTMSYDDLVNYGSEKAVKEAGRLREEGKEYIVQDGDIMEFRFNV, encoded by the coding sequence ATGGCTTTGACAGCAGGAATCGTTGGTTTACCCAATGTTGGTAAGTCAACTTTATTTAATGCAATTACAAAAGCAGGTGCAGAAGCAGCTAATTACCCTTTTGCGACAATTGATCCAAATGTCGGGCGGGTAGAAGTTCCGGATGCACGTTTGGATAAATTAACAGAACTCATCAAACCACAGAAGAAAGTTCCAACAACCTTCGAATTTACCGACATTGCTGGAATTGTGAAAGGTGCTTCAAAAGGAGAAGGGCTAGGGAATAAATTTTTGGCCAATATCCGTGAAGTAGATGCTATCGTCCACGTAGTACGTGCCTTTGATGATGAAAATGTCATGCGGGAACAGGGCCGTGAGTCTGAATTTGTAGATCCAATGGCAGATATTGAGACCATTAATCTAGAATTGATTTTAGCAGACTTAGAAAGTATTAATAAACGTTATGCGCGTGTAGAGAAGATGGCTCGTACTCAAAAAGATAAGGATTCAGTGGCAGAATTTAATGTTTTACAGAAAATTAAGCCTGTCCTGGAAGATGGTCTGTCAGCTCGTACAATTAACTTCACAGAAGAAGAGCAAAAAATCGTCAAAGGACTCTTTCTTTTAACGACTAAGCCAGTTCTCTATGTGGCCAATGTCAGTGAAGATGAGGTGGCTGATCCAGATAATATTGACTATGTGAAGCAGATTCGTGAATTTGCAGCAACAGAAAATGCTGAAGTTGTTGTCATTTCAGCGCGTGCAGAGGAAGAGATTTCTGAATTGGATGATGATGATAAGTCAGAATTTCTGGAAGCTATCGGCTTGACAGAATCAGGTGTGGATAAACTGACCAGAGCAGCTTATCATCTGTTGGGACTTGGAACCTACTTTACAGCTGGTGAAAAGGAAGTGCGTGCTTGGACCTTTAAGCGTGGAATGAAAGCTCCGCAAGCAGCTGGCATTATTCACTCAGACTTTGAAAAAGGCTTTATTCGAGCAGTCACTATGTCTTATGATGACCTAGTGAACTATGGTAGCGAAAAAGCAGTTAAAGAGGCTGGACGTCTGCGCGAAGAAGGAAAAGAATATATCGTTCAAGATGGCGATATTATGGAATTTAGATTTAATGTGTAA
- a CDS encoding aminoacyl-tRNA hydrolase: MVKLIVGLGNPGEKYIETKHNVGFMLVDKICKDLDLKFTADKIFQADIASTFLNGEKVYFVKPTTFMNESGKAVQALLAYYGLDIEDLLVIYDDLDMEVGKIRLRSKGSAGGHNGIKSIIKHIGSQEFKRIKIGIGRPKEGMTVVHHVLGKFDKDDYIMILNTLDKVDNAVNYYLQSGNFEQTMQKYNG; the protein is encoded by the coding sequence ATGGTAAAGTTAATAGTCGGTCTGGGAAATCCAGGAGAAAAATATATTGAAACCAAACATAATGTTGGTTTTATGCTAGTTGACAAGATTTGTAAAGATCTTGATTTAAAATTTACAGCTGATAAAATCTTTCAAGCAGATATCGCCTCTACTTTTCTGAATGGTGAAAAAGTCTATTTTGTCAAACCAACTACATTTATGAATGAGAGTGGAAAGGCTGTTCAAGCATTACTGGCATACTATGGTTTAGATATAGAGGATTTATTGGTCATCTATGATGATTTAGATATGGAAGTTGGTAAGATTCGTTTGCGCAGCAAGGGTTCAGCTGGTGGTCATAACGGTATTAAATCTATTATCAAACACATTGGAAGTCAAGAGTTCAAACGGATAAAGATAGGTATCGGCCGTCCAAAAGAAGGCATGACAGTGGTCCACCACGTTCTAGGAAAATTTGATAAAGATGATTATATAATGATTCTGAATACTCTTGATAAAGTTGACAACGCTGTAAATTATTATTTACAGTCAGGCAATTTTGAACAAACAATGCAGAAATACAATGGATAA
- the mfd gene encoding transcription-repair coupling factor, whose amino-acid sequence MDNKMNLIDLFCQNQQISDWKKNLHKSSRQLIMGLSASTKAITIAAGLEEADKILVLTSSQNEADRLASDLISLLGEDKVYTFLADDTPIAEFVFASQEKIFSRLDALNFLIDHQKSGILVTNVAASKLLLPDPIDFKKTNINLTVGQEYDLNSLVKMLSRSGYKKVSQVLSQGEYSLRGDILDIFERSAESPYRLEFFGDEIDGIRIFNPENQTSIENIESILIKPASDILLSEKDYARGRENLEVILEKAVDPALKSYLEELLISAKEGFHHADIRKFLSYFYQKEWTILDYLPVHSPVFFDDFQKIVDRHAQFELETAGLLTDDLQNCKALSSQKYFADKYQDYRQYKPATFFSSFQKGLGNLKFDALYQFNQYPMQEFFSQFPLLKEEINRYKKSGYTIILQANSSTCLQSLHKNLQEYDIHLDYIKEDDIHKNAVQLIEGNLVQGFNFVDEKIVLITEHEIIHKKIKRKIRRQNISNAERLKDYNELEKGDYVVHNIHGIGRYLGIETIEISGVHRDYLTIQYQNSDRISIPVDQIDLLSKYVASDGKTPKVNKLNDGRFQKSKQKVQHQVQDIADDLIKLYAERSQLKGFAFSADDSNQEEFDNDFPYVETEDQLRSVQEVKKDMESSRPMDRLLVGDVGFGKTEVAMRAAFKAVNNHKQVAVLVPTTVLAQQHYTNFKERFNDFAVNVEVLSRFRSKAEQKQTLEKLQKGQVDIIIGTHRLLSKDVAFADLGLIIIDEEQRFGVKHKETLKELKKKVDVLTLTATPIPRTLHMSMLGIRDLSVIETPPTNRYPVQTYVLESNPTVIREAVLREIDRGGQVYYLYNKVDTIEQKVSELRELIPEASIGYVHGQMSEIRIENTLLDFINREYDILVTTTIIETGVDIPNANTLFVENADHMGLSTLYQLRGRVGRSNRIAYAYLMYRPDKILTEVSEKRLEAIKGFTELGSGFKIAMRDLSIRGAGNILGSMQSGFIDSVGFEMYSQLLEEAIAKKQGRENKRKKSNAELNLQIDAYLPSDYISDERQKIEIYKRIREIDSRVNYKNLQDELIDRFGEYPDVVAYLLEIGLAKSYLDQAFVKSVERQQNAVIIHFEKISQQLYLTQDYFEALSMTNLKARIGEKNGLIEVIFDVKNKKDYEILEGLVNFGEKMLEIKQRKAE is encoded by the coding sequence ATGGATAATAAAATGAACCTGATTGACTTATTTTGTCAAAACCAGCAAATTTCAGATTGGAAGAAAAATCTCCATAAAAGCAGCAGACAGTTGATAATGGGATTGTCTGCATCAACAAAAGCGATTACTATAGCGGCTGGATTAGAAGAAGCGGATAAAATCCTTGTGCTGACTTCTAGTCAAAATGAAGCAGATCGTTTGGCTAGTGATTTGATTTCTTTGTTGGGAGAAGACAAGGTCTATACTTTCTTAGCAGATGATACTCCTATAGCAGAATTTGTTTTTGCGTCACAGGAAAAAATATTTTCGAGATTAGATGCTCTGAACTTTTTAATAGACCATCAAAAGTCTGGAATTCTAGTTACTAATGTCGCAGCTAGCAAATTACTCTTGCCTGATCCCATTGATTTCAAAAAGACCAACATAAATTTGACAGTTGGACAAGAATATGACCTAAATAGTCTTGTAAAGATGTTGTCAAGATCAGGATACAAGAAAGTGTCTCAAGTTTTAAGTCAGGGAGAATATAGTCTAAGAGGAGATATCTTAGACATTTTTGAGCGCTCAGCAGAGTCCCCTTATCGACTGGAGTTTTTTGGAGATGAAATTGACGGTATTCGGATTTTCAATCCAGAAAATCAAACTTCAATTGAGAACATAGAAAGTATTTTGATTAAACCTGCTTCTGATATCCTGCTTTCTGAGAAAGATTATGCTAGAGGACGAGAAAATCTGGAAGTAATTTTAGAAAAAGCTGTTGATCCTGCTTTGAAATCTTACTTAGAAGAGTTACTAATCAGTGCCAAAGAGGGGTTTCATCATGCAGATATTCGTAAATTCCTTTCTTATTTTTATCAGAAAGAATGGACTATTTTAGACTATTTACCTGTTCATAGCCCTGTGTTTTTTGATGATTTTCAAAAAATAGTGGATCGGCATGCTCAATTTGAACTGGAAACAGCTGGATTATTGACAGATGATTTACAAAATTGTAAAGCTTTATCAAGTCAGAAATATTTTGCAGATAAGTACCAAGATTATCGTCAATATAAACCAGCGACCTTCTTTTCAAGCTTTCAAAAAGGTTTAGGAAATCTGAAATTTGATGCTTTGTATCAATTCAATCAGTACCCAATGCAAGAATTTTTCAGTCAGTTTCCCTTGCTTAAGGAAGAAATTAATCGTTATAAAAAATCTGGCTATACAATAATTTTACAAGCAAATTCTTCGACATGTTTACAAAGTTTACATAAAAATTTACAGGAATATGATATTCATTTAGACTATATAAAAGAGGATGACATTCACAAAAATGCAGTTCAGCTTATAGAAGGAAATCTTGTTCAGGGCTTTAATTTCGTAGATGAGAAAATTGTGCTTATTACAGAGCACGAAATTATTCATAAGAAAATAAAACGAAAAATCCGGCGTCAGAATATCTCCAATGCTGAACGACTGAAAGATTATAATGAGCTAGAAAAAGGGGATTATGTTGTCCATAATATTCATGGGATAGGACGTTATCTGGGAATAGAAACGATTGAAATCTCTGGTGTCCACCGTGATTATCTGACGATTCAATATCAAAATTCTGATCGTATTTCGATTCCAGTTGACCAGATTGATCTCCTATCAAAGTATGTTGCCAGCGATGGAAAAACACCTAAGGTAAATAAGCTAAATGACGGTCGTTTCCAGAAGAGTAAGCAAAAAGTTCAGCATCAGGTTCAGGATATTGCTGATGATTTGATTAAACTATATGCTGAACGCAGCCAGCTAAAAGGCTTTGCTTTCTCAGCAGATGATTCCAATCAAGAGGAATTTGATAATGATTTTCCTTATGTTGAAACAGAGGACCAGCTAAGAAGTGTTCAGGAAGTGAAGAAGGATATGGAAAGCAGCCGTCCGATGGACCGCCTCTTAGTTGGTGATGTAGGCTTTGGGAAAACAGAAGTAGCTATGCGGGCTGCTTTTAAGGCTGTCAATAATCATAAACAAGTAGCTGTATTAGTGCCAACAACGGTTTTAGCCCAGCAGCACTATACTAACTTTAAAGAACGCTTTAATGATTTTGCGGTCAATGTTGAGGTACTCAGCCGTTTCAGGAGTAAGGCAGAACAAAAACAGACTCTGGAGAAGCTGCAGAAGGGACAAGTTGACATTATCATTGGAACCCACCGACTCTTATCCAAAGATGTAGCATTTGCGGATTTAGGTTTGATCATCATTGATGAAGAGCAGCGTTTTGGAGTTAAGCATAAGGAAACATTAAAGGAATTGAAAAAGAAAGTTGATGTCCTGACCTTGACAGCAACTCCTATTCCTCGAACTCTTCATATGTCTATGCTAGGGATTCGCGATTTGTCAGTCATTGAGACCCCACCAACCAATCGCTATCCTGTTCAGACCTATGTTTTAGAAAGCAATCCTACAGTGATTCGAGAAGCTGTCTTACGTGAAATAGACCGAGGTGGACAGGTTTACTACCTTTACAACAAGGTTGACACAATCGAACAGAAAGTTTCAGAGTTAAGAGAGTTAATCCCAGAAGCTTCTATAGGCTATGTTCATGGCCAAATGAGTGAGATTCGTATAGAAAATACTTTACTGGATTTCATTAATAGAGAATACGATATTTTGGTGACCACTACCATTATTGAAACTGGAGTTGATATCCCCAATGCCAATACTTTGTTTGTAGAAAATGCTGATCATATGGGGCTGTCAACCTTGTATCAACTTCGTGGACGGGTTGGCCGCAGCAATCGGATTGCCTACGCTTATCTAATGTACAGACCAGATAAGATCTTAACAGAAGTTTCTGAAAAGCGTCTAGAGGCTATTAAAGGATTTACAGAGTTAGGTTCTGGATTTAAGATTGCTATGCGAGATTTGTCTATTCGAGGAGCTGGCAATATTCTAGGAAGTATGCAATCTGGCTTTATTGATTCTGTTGGTTTTGAGATGTACTCACAGCTTCTAGAAGAGGCCATTGCTAAAAAGCAGGGCAGAGAAAACAAGCGCAAAAAAAGCAATGCAGAGCTTAATCTGCAGATTGATGCCTATCTGCCTAGTGACTATATTTCTGATGAAAGACAGAAGATTGAAATTTACAAGAGAATTCGTGAGATTGACAGCCGTGTAAACTATAAAAATCTACAGGATGAATTGATTGATCGCTTTGGGGAGTATCCTGATGTTGTAGCCTATCTGTTGGAGATTGGACTTGCTAAGTCTTATTTAGATCAGGCTTTTGTAAAGTCAGTGGAACGCCAGCAGAATGCAGTAATTATTCATTTTGAGAAAATTTCGCAGCAGCTTTATCTGACGCAGGACTATTTTGAAGCACTTTCGATGACGAATTTAAAGGCTCGAATTGGCGAAAAAAATGGCTTGATTGAAGTGATTTTTGATGTAAAGAATAAAAAAGATTATGAGATTTTAGAAGGTCTGGTTAATTTTGGAGAAAAGATGCTGGAAATTAAACAGCGCAAGGCAGAATAA
- a CDS encoding RNA-binding S4 domain-containing protein — protein MRLDKFLKVSRIIKRRPVAKEVADKGRIKVNGILAKSSTDLKVDDLVEVRFGNKLLTVKVLEMKDSTKKEDAAKMYEIVRETRIEENA, from the coding sequence ATGAGATTAGATAAATTTTTGAAAGTGTCACGGATTATCAAGCGACGTCCAGTGGCTAAAGAAGTAGCTGACAAGGGTCGGATAAAGGTGAATGGTATCTTGGCCAAGAGCTCAACAGATTTGAAAGTGGATGACTTGGTTGAAGTACGCTTTGGTAATAAACTCTTGACTGTAAAGGTTCTGGAGATGAAAGACAGTACTAAAAAAGAAGATGCAGCTAAGATGTATGAAATCGTCAGGGAAACAAGGATAGAAGAAAATGCCTAA
- a CDS encoding septum formation initiator family protein: protein MPKNIVQLNNRFIQDENQRRRYVDQERRKRNRFMGWVLILVILLFILPTYNLYQSYQTLLQRREQYSKLQEKYQTLSEEKVYQSDIAAKLKDDSYAAKYARAKYSFSKEGEYIYTIPDLLPQ, encoded by the coding sequence ATGCCTAAAAATATCGTCCAACTCAATAATCGTTTTATTCAAGATGAAAATCAACGCCGCAGATATGTGGATCAGGAACGGCGGAAACGCAACCGTTTTATGGGCTGGGTTCTGATTTTGGTTATCCTCTTATTTATTCTACCTACCTATAATTTATACCAGAGCTATCAAACCTTGCTGCAGCGTCGTGAACAGTATTCTAAACTTCAGGAGAAATACCAGACGCTCAGTGAAGAAAAGGTCTATCAATCTGATATAGCAGCCAAATTAAAAGATGATAGCTATGCGGCTAAGTATGCACGCGCTAAATACTCTTTTTCAAAAGAGGGGGAGTACATTTATACTATCCCAGATTTATTACCACAGTAG
- a CDS encoding serine hydrolase, which translates to MRKFLLLIFLLPALFSSITVISTEKDFVLDEEEKYHFTSTTYGRYYDSIPTNPNVYEETPTFTDSTLSKTAGKLVPDQPIQITGFYVNEEGVPIFKLKNGQFVIADKNTIYEDTVQSIQDIHQEMWLKPGFILYDKANINGAKKVNTTLAPYTKVTIVQIVQTVKGTYAQIEGQGWVSMEFLDETDNRMDKIQEILSSKYNKADYSIYVKQLDTGKEAGINQDQEMYSASVTKLPYLYYVQEQLDQKKLSLDQKFKYIGAVNDFAGAYEPEGSGSIAKSADDKEYSVQDLINRVAKESDNVAHNILGYYATNQSDKNFQQTINKIAGKKWDVEERQASSRMAGNVLEAIYEQNGMIIDALSQTNYDNQRISKNIDAKVAHKIGDAYDFKHDAAIVYADSPFIIVIFTNNATYDNISQIADDVYGVLK; encoded by the coding sequence ATGCGTAAGTTTTTGTTACTGATATTTTTGCTGCCAGCTTTATTTAGCAGTATCACAGTTATTAGTACCGAAAAAGATTTCGTATTAGACGAGGAAGAAAAATATCATTTTACGAGCACTACGTATGGACGCTATTATGATAGCATCCCGACAAATCCTAATGTTTATGAAGAAACTCCTACATTTACAGATTCTACTCTGAGTAAGACTGCTGGAAAACTGGTTCCAGACCAGCCAATCCAGATAACAGGATTTTATGTAAATGAAGAAGGAGTTCCGATTTTCAAGCTGAAAAATGGGCAGTTTGTGATAGCGGACAAAAACACAATTTACGAAGATACTGTCCAGTCAATTCAAGATATCCATCAAGAAATGTGGCTGAAACCCGGCTTCATTCTCTATGATAAAGCCAATATCAACGGAGCTAAAAAAGTCAATACAACATTAGCTCCATATACAAAAGTGACGATTGTTCAAATTGTCCAGACTGTCAAAGGAACTTATGCCCAGATTGAAGGACAGGGCTGGGTTTCTATGGAATTTCTGGATGAGACTGATAATCGAATGGACAAGATTCAAGAAATTCTGAGCAGTAAGTACAACAAAGCGGACTACTCTATCTATGTCAAACAGCTGGACACTGGCAAAGAAGCAGGTATCAACCAAGATCAAGAGATGTATTCGGCCAGTGTGACCAAACTGCCTTATCTTTACTATGTACAGGAACAGCTGGATCAGAAAAAACTTTCCTTAGATCAGAAGTTCAAGTATATTGGAGCAGTTAATGATTTTGCAGGTGCTTATGAACCAGAAGGAAGTGGCAGCATTGCTAAGTCAGCTGATGACAAGGAATATTCAGTTCAGGATTTGATTAATCGAGTGGCCAAAGAATCAGATAATGTCGCCCACAATATTTTAGGCTATTATGCGACCAATCAATCTGATAAAAATTTTCAGCAAACTATCAACAAAATTGCTGGAAAGAAATGGGATGTGGAAGAAAGACAGGCTTCTTCACGTATGGCTGGAAATGTTTTGGAAGCTATCTATGAGCAAAATGGCATGATTATCGATGCCTTGTCTCAGACAAATTATGATAATCAGCGGATTTCTAAAAATATTGATGCTAAAGTAGCTCATAAAATTGGCGACGCCTATGATTTTAAGCACGATGCTGCGATTGTCTATGCAGATTCCCCTTTTATCATTGTCATTTTTACTAATAATGCAACCTACGATAACATTTCCCAGATAGCAGACGATGTCTATGGAGTCCTGAAATGA
- the tilS gene encoding tRNA lysidine(34) synthetase TilS, producing the protein MIKQEFLKKMQEKKYFQDHRKVLVAVSGGLDSMTLLQLLIDSQKELAIELAIAHVNHKQRPESDQEEKALVKIAEQLGVKIFTSSFSGNFSENAARQFRYDFFGKVMQEEHYTALITAHHSDDQAETVFMRVLRGARLRHLSGMKAVQSFACGELIRPLLTFHKSDFPDIQHFEDSSNFQNDYLRNRIRNLYLPELEKENPQFKDSLRYLGKEIEDWQIALSHLTSDLDIRNLQVFHQQIPQVQRFLLQNYLENFSGLNLSKQQFEEVLNILRTKANYQHILKKDYELVKDYQRFEIRKISRKPDLKMDSILLEFENLIEFGYYRFSFGIPLSGENIQKIFVSRETSLTLRFRKEGDSILLNGHHKKLRRLFIDKKVSFEERNSSVVVEQNHQILAILNIAISDLSKALKSDIMSTVLYIQKIDG; encoded by the coding sequence ATGATTAAGCAAGAATTTCTTAAAAAAATGCAGGAGAAAAAGTATTTCCAAGACCATCGAAAAGTTTTGGTTGCTGTATCAGGTGGACTGGATTCTATGACACTGCTGCAGCTGTTGATTGATTCTCAAAAAGAACTGGCTATCGAGCTTGCGATTGCTCATGTCAATCACAAACAGCGGCCAGAGTCAGATCAAGAAGAAAAGGCATTAGTAAAGATTGCGGAACAGCTTGGTGTAAAGATTTTTACATCAAGTTTTTCTGGTAATTTTTCAGAAAATGCTGCTCGGCAGTTTCGTTATGATTTTTTTGGGAAAGTGATGCAGGAGGAGCACTATACTGCTTTGATAACTGCCCACCACTCAGATGATCAAGCTGAGACTGTTTTTATGCGGGTGCTGCGTGGAGCTAGACTTCGCCATCTGTCTGGTATGAAAGCTGTCCAGTCTTTTGCTTGCGGGGAGCTGATTCGTCCTTTGCTTACTTTTCATAAGTCAGACTTTCCAGATATTCAGCATTTTGAAGATAGTAGTAATTTTCAAAATGACTATCTCAGAAATAGAATTCGTAATCTTTATCTGCCGGAGCTAGAAAAAGAAAATCCACAATTTAAGGATTCTTTGCGGTATCTGGGCAAGGAAATTGAAGATTGGCAGATCGCTTTGTCTCACTTGACCAGTGATTTAGATATAAGAAATCTACAAGTCTTTCATCAGCAAATCCCCCAGGTTCAACGTTTTCTATTGCAGAACTATCTTGAAAACTTTTCTGGTCTGAATCTGAGTAAGCAGCAGTTTGAGGAGGTTTTAAACATCCTGCGGACTAAGGCTAATTATCAGCACATTTTGAAAAAAGACTATGAGCTTGTTAAAGATTACCAGCGTTTTGAAATTAGAAAAATCAGTCGTAAGCCCGATTTAAAAATGGATTCAATTTTGTTAGAATTTGAGAATCTGATTGAGTTTGGGTATTATCGATTTTCATTCGGGATTCCTTTGAGTGGTGAAAATATCCAGAAAATTTTTGTTTCGCGTGAAACTTCGCTGACACTCCGCTTCCGAAAAGAGGGAGACAGTATTTTGCTGAATGGTCATCACAAGAAACTTCGTCGTCTTTTTATTGATAAGAAGGTTTCCTTTGAAGAACGGAATTCATCTGTAGTAGTTGAACAAAATCATCAAATTTTAGCAATCTTAAATATTGCTATCAGTGATTTGAGTAAGGCATTAAAAAGTGATATAATGAGTACTGTACTTTATATTCAGAAAATAGATGGGTAA
- the hpt gene encoding hypoxanthine phosphoribosyltransferase: MLEQDIKKILISHEEIVDAAKKLGQQLTKDYQGKNPIFVGILKGSVPFMAELIKHVDTHIELDFMLVSSYHGGTTSSGVINVIKDIDQDITGRDILFVEDIIDTGKTLKSLCDLFRERNAASVKIATLLDKPEGRIVEINADYTCFTIPNEFVVGYGLDYNENYRNTPYIGILKEEVYTK; the protein is encoded by the coding sequence ATGCTAGAACAAGATATCAAAAAAATATTGATTTCCCATGAAGAAATCGTGGATGCTGCAAAAAAACTTGGCCAGCAATTAACCAAAGACTACCAAGGTAAAAATCCAATTTTTGTTGGAATTTTAAAGGGTTCTGTGCCTTTTATGGCTGAGCTGATCAAGCATGTTGATACACATATTGAGCTTGATTTTATGTTGGTTTCCAGCTACCATGGTGGTACTACCAGCTCAGGTGTTATTAATGTTATTAAAGACATTGATCAAGACATTACAGGACGTGATATCCTATTTGTTGAGGATATCATTGATACTGGTAAGACTTTGAAAAGCCTGTGCGATTTGTTTAGAGAAAGAAATGCTGCATCAGTGAAAATTGCTACACTTTTGGATAAGCCAGAAGGGCGTATTGTTGAAATCAATGCAGATTATACATGTTTCACAATTCCAAATGAATTTGTTGTTGGATATGGGCTAGATTACAATGAGAACTATCGTAATACTCCATATATTGGTATTTTAAAAGAAGAAGTTTATACAAAATAA